The DNA sequence ATTTTACCTCAGATTATGGAAAGTTTGAAGTAAAGGCAAAAAGTGACAAGTGACAGATGACAGATGACAGATGACAGGAAAACTAAGATTATCGAAACTGGGTACCGAGTGATTTTGTAGAAATCGTATCGAGGAGCAAATGATTAGTCATCATCATCATCTTCACATGGTCCTCGATCTTGCCAAACACCCCATTGGCCTGAGTCCTCTGGATTATCCCCACGTGAGTACCATTTTGCCCGATAAATATTGTCATCATAGACAGTTTCATCATTCTTTTGGAATATTATAGTCTGGTGCCAAAGCTGTCGTCCACCACAGGCATCAACATCGTAATCACACTCACCTAAATCCTGCCAGGAGCCATTATTTCCTGTAGTGCCGGGTTGTTGATTTTGAGTATACCAGGCTGCAAGCCACCTATGGTCATCATAACTAACGATATCACCTTCGGTGTAGGCCGTACTCGAATTCCAGGCTGCTATTCCTCCGCATTCCTCCTCATTCCCTGGGTTATCAATAATAGTAATCCGACGAATATTGCCGCGAACTTCACCGCCGAACAATTGAATTTGAACTTGATCATTTGAGTGATGAGCTGAAGCATTTCCTTTCACATACACTTCTTGCCCCAGATAGATATCCAAAATCTCCAAACCCGCTCCTTGTCCTCGATTTAGAATCCTGATATCGTTTTTGACATAGGTGCCTTGTTTCAGTATGATATCGCCATGCCTGGTTTTTATGCTCTTTTTAAGCATCGATCCATCTACTCGAATATCTCCGGTTTCTGTAGTAATATTACCCTTAATCGTTGAGTTTTGTTTAATTCGAATAGAACCATCAGTGTTTTTAATTGTCTGATCAACAGTTACACCTTCATCAATAAAAATATCACCACTGGTAGATTTGATCTTCCTCACACGTGCATTTGTTTCAATGTAGATGTCACCACTGGTAGTGCGCACTTCCCCATTAACCCGAGCACCATCCATTACTGTGATGTCAACATTGCTCGTGATAACATTCCCATTATGAGTTGTGCCTGTAGCAATGACAATATCCTCTTGGTCCGGTGCTCCAAACGATGGTGAACCTAAAATAAAGATCACTAACAGAGCATAAGTAAGGTTTTTCATTTCCACCCTCCCGTTAAATCTGGTTTTCAGCAAACATCTCAATACAATATTGACGATCTCGCAAAAACTACCTCTCGCCCGCCTGCGTATAACTTCGTGCGGGCAGGCAAAGCGCGCAGAGNNNNNNNNNNNNNNNNNNNNNNNNNNNNNNNNNNNNNNNNNNNNNNNNNNNNNNNNNNNNNNNNNNNNNNNNNNNNNNNNNNNNNNNNNNNNNNNNNNNNTTTCATTTCCACCCTCCCGTTAAATCTGGTTTTCAGCAAACATCTCAATACAATATTGACGATCTCGCAAAAACTACCTCTCGCCCGCCTGCGTATAACTTCGTGCGGGCAGGCAAAGCGCGCAGAGACGCAAAGTGTTGATAATATAGAATATAGCTATACATTCATCATCTGGCTGTATTTATTGAGTTTAGGCTATATTTCATGATTTCTCAAATACTTCTAGCGGTTCCGTTAATATTAAATTCGTATAAAAAACGTGATACTTGAATACCGTTAAAAGTAACACGACACAGGTCGTATTGGAAGAAAAGCCAACGAACGCTTTGAGTTCAACTGATCAACTCCAGAAAGCGTATCAACTGGTACTCTGAAGTATGAACAGCTTGATGAATATCATCCAGTATATCTTGGTCTATTTCTTTGTGAACCAAAAGGTCAATAATATCTGTAAAGATTTCCATACGATCTTTTG is a window from the Candidatus Neomarinimicrobiota bacterium genome containing:
- a CDS encoding DUF4097 family beta strand repeat-containing protein, with translation MKNLTYALLVIFILGSPSFGAPDQEDIVIATGTTHNGNVITSNVDITVMDGARVNGEVRTTSGDIYIETNARVRKIKSTSGDIFIDEGVTVDQTIKNTDGSIRIKQNSTIKGNITTETGDIRVDGSMLKKSIKTRHGDIILKQGTYVKNDIRILNRGQGAGLEILDIYLGQEVYVKGNASAHHSNDQVQIQLFGGEVRGNIRRITIIDNPGNEEECGGIAAWNSSTAYTEGDIVSYDDHRWLAAWYTQNQQPGTTGNNGSWQDLGECDYDVDACGGRQLWHQTIIFQKNDETVYDDNIYRAKWYSRGDNPEDSGQWGVWQDRGPCEDDDDD